One region of Wyeomyia smithii strain HCP4-BCI-WySm-NY-G18 chromosome 3, ASM2978416v1, whole genome shotgun sequence genomic DNA includes:
- the LOC129729205 gene encoding zinc finger protein 502-like: MLFRISSSLELHVLNHIGERRHVCEKCGKGFFLKTQLTVREKCHTDEKPFHCDVCGKSFLTKSYLTQHQRIHTNQKDYECNVCGKLFYTKNRLSLHSGVHTGKRPVKRDSKTKDDPASIKPYVCDICGKSFKCDVCGKGFTTKTNLSQHNRIHTNRKEYECNFCGKQFYTKSHLILHTRVHTGERPFKCDLCDKPFSANSALKKHRLKNHTYALMKRMNATNNSLPAAQKLCQLKQKQTNSCWRTAVQVPGLG, encoded by the exons ATGCTCTTCAGAATTAGCAGCAGTCTTGAATTACATGTGCTAAATCATATCGGCGAGCGGCGACATGTTTGTGAGAAGTGCGGTAAAGGATTCTTTCTCAAAACCCAATTAACGGTTCGTGAGAAATGTCACACCGACGAAAAACCATTCCATTGCGATGTATGTGGCAAATCATTCTTGACTAAATCCTATCTTACACAGCACCAACGTATTCACACAAACCAAAAAGACTATGAATGTAACGTCTGTGGAAAACTTTTCTATACAAAGAATCGTTTGAGTCTACACAGTGGGGTTCACACCGGGAAAAGACCAGTTAAACGCG ATTCAAAAACCAAAGACGATCCGGCTAGCATAAAACCCTACGTTTGCGATATATGTG GAAAATCCTTCAAATGTGATGTGTGTGGCAAAGGATTCACAACTAAAACCAACCTTAGTCAGCACAATCGTATTCACACAAACCGGAAAGAGTACGAATGTAACTTCTGTGGTAAACAGTTCTATACAAAGTCTCATTTGATTCTACACACTCGGGTTCACACCGGAGAAAGACCATTCAAATGCGATTTATGTGATAAACCATTTAGTGCAAACAGCGCACTCAAAAAGCATCGGCTGAAAAATCACACATATGCGCTGATGAAAAGGATGAATGCGACAAACAATTCTTTGCCAGCTGCACAAAAACTTTGCCAgcttaaacaaaaacaaaccaacTCATGCTGGAGAACGGCCGTACAAGTGCCCGGTTTGGGGTAA
- the LOC129729826 gene encoding zinc finger protein 239-like, whose product MIFHRMEDLNQLSQTSNQPCEAENDPAGMKLHGCDICGRSFKLKGHLKEHIRIHTGEKPFKCDQCGMLFRVSSGLKLHLLYHIGERRHVCEKCGKGFFLKTHLTAHEKCHTDEKPFHCDVCGKSFLTKPYLTQHKRIHTNQKDFECNVCGKLFYTKNRLNLHSRVHTGERPVKRDSKAKDDPASIKPYVCDICGRSFSIRNHLTEHIRIHTGEKPFECEHCGKLFRTTSCLKLHVLQHTGERPHVCRWCGKGFIRRYDLTDHEKCHLEEYPFKCDVCGKGFTTKANLGRHKRIHTNRKEYECNFCGKQFYAKSHLILHTRVHTGEKPFKCDLCDKPFSANSELKKHRLKNHTNALMNGMNATNNSLSVANQTNTNQLTLEK is encoded by the exons ATGATCTTCCATAGAATGGAAG ATTTGAACCAACTATCCCAAACTTCCAACCAACCTTGTGAGGCTGAAAACGATCCGGCCGGAATGAAACTTCACGGTTGCGATATATGTGGTagaagttttaaattgaagggtCACCTTAAGGAACACATTCGCATTCATACGGGAGAGAAACCCTTTAAATGTGACCAGTGCGGCATGCTCTTCAGGGTTAGCAGCGGTCTTAAATTACATCTGCTATATCATATCGGCGAGCGGCGACATGTTTGCGAGAAGTGCGGTAAAGGATTCTTTCTCAAAACCCATTTAACGGCTCATGAGAAATGTCACACCGACGAAAAACCATTCCATTGCGATGTATGTGGCAAATCATTCTTGACTAAACCCTATCTTACACAGCACAAACGTATTCACACAAACCAAAAAGACTTTGAATGTAACGTCTGTGGAAAACTTTTCTATACTAAGAATCGTTTGAATCTACACAGTCGTGTTCACACCGGGGAGAGACCAGTTAAACGCG ATTCAAAGGCCAAAGACGATCCGGCTAGCATAAAACCTTACGTTTGCGATATATGTGGTAGAAGTTTTAGCATAAGAAATCACCTCACGGAACACATTCGCATTCATACGGGAGAGAAACCCTTTGAATGTGAGCACTGCGGAAAGCTCTTCAGGACTACCAGCTGTCTTAAATTACATGTGCTACAGCATACCGGCGAACGGCCACATGTTTGCAGGTGGTGCGGTAAAGGATTTATACGTAGATACGATTTAACGGATCATGAAAAATGTCACCTCGAGGAATATCCTTTTAAATGTGATGTGTGTGGCAAAGGATTCACAACTAAAGCCAACCTTGGTCGCCACAAACGTATTCACACAAACCGGAAAGAGTACGAATGTAACTTCTGTGGTAAACAATTCTATGCAAAGTCTCATTTGATTCTCCACACTCGGGTTCACACCGGAGAAAAACCATTCAAATGCGATCTATGTGATAAACCATTTAGCGCAAACAGCGAGCTCAAAAAGCATCGGCTAAAAAATCACACAAATGCGTTGATGAATGGGATGAATGCGACAAACAATTCTCTGTCAGTGGCAAATCAAACAAACACAAACCAACTCACGCTGGAGAAATAA
- the LOC129729827 gene encoding CDP-diacylglycerol--inositol 3-phosphatidyltransferase, which translates to MEEENIFVFVPNLIGYARIVLAIVSFYYMPTNYVVAAWCYIVSVVLDALDGHAARHFNQSTKFGAMLDQLTDRCGTMGLLVTLSYFYPQYMFWFQLSMAIDVSCHWFYLHTTVLQGKTSHKFIDMSGNPIMRVYYTNRTVLGLMCLFNELFYAALYLLYFTPGPLILGMSSFKLLAIVSAPVAIAKTAISVIHGYVASRNIGVIDVAEREAQRQREAAKKPQ; encoded by the exons ATGGAGGAGGAAAATATTTTCGTCTTCGTGCCAAATTTGATCG GCTATGCTCGAATCGTGCTGGCGATCGTTTCCTTCTATTATATGCCAACCAATTATGTTGTGGCCGCCTGGTGTTACATCGTTAGTGTGGTGCTGGATGCCCTTGATGGACATGCGGCTAGACACTTCAATCAGT CTACCAAATTCGGTGCGATGCTGGATCAGCTAACGGATCGCTGCGGAACCATGGGCCTATTGGTGACTCTGAGTTACTTCTATCCCCAGTATATGTTCTGGTTCCAGTTGTCGATGGCGATCGATGTTTCCTGTCACTGGTTCTATCTACACAC CACTGTTTTACAAGGAAAGACATCGCACAAATTCATTGATATGTCCGGTAACCCGATAATGCGCGTCTACTACACAAACCGAACTGTTTTGGGGCTCATGTGCCTGTTCAATGAACTGTTCTATGCTGCACTTTACTTGCTGTATTTCACACCGGGTCCACTGA TTCTTGGAATGTCATCCTTCAAGCTGCTCGCTATTGTCTCGGCTCCGGTCGCCATCGCCAAGACCGCAATCTCGGTGATTCATGGCTATGTCGCGAGCAGGAATATCGGCGTAATTGACGTGGCCGAGCGAGAAGCCCAGCGTCAACGAGAGGCGGCTAAAAAGCCCCAGTAA